The sequence TCGCTTTGTCGTGGGTGATAAGGTAACCGAATCAACCGCATACCTTGTCAAAAATACAGACAACAAAGGCAATATTGACCTTAGAATCAAATACAACAAAGAAGAACTCGATGAAAATGAGGACATCATTTCTGATATCGAAAAATCGACACGTACTGAATATCGTTTAAGAAACTACGCACAGAGCTACGACCCATCTTCGGTAAAAGCCGTTGAACGCGGCGATGGTATTGTCGATATCAGTTTCAAGTACTCTAAATATGCACTTCCTCAGGACATCGCCTACTTCCGATTCCTTGAAGTCAACATTGAAGTCAAAGACGGTGTACCGCAACGTATGGTGATCTCCAACAGCAAACCATTCAAGTTTGATGGTTACCTAGCGGAAAAATATCACCAAGAGATCGACTTAGCACAACACGACAATGGCGCAATCTACATTGCGAGTAAGAAAGTGACGATTGATGGAAGGCGCGGCAAAAAGGTCGCTCGTTATGAGTCAGAAACCTACCCAGTCGCTTTCTTTGATGACAAAGAGGGCGTTAAGGTGATGGACAAGCAACGTCTAGAAGAAGTTTCTGACCCACGCATGCAAGTCGAAAACGTGAAACTAGACCGAGTTTTCCCACTAATGGGTGACATGGTTCGTCGTCAAGGTATCGACCTACCACTGCCATATGGTATCTCTGTGGCGTATCGTAATCAGGACATGAACATTCCGATGAGCGACTATGTTATCGGTGGAGTGCGACTCAACGATCTTTTTGACCCAAGTGACAGCATTGCAACCGTAAACGCGGAAAGTATCTCGCTGCGTGGTGACGTAAACATTCTTCCATTTTGGAATGTGTTTGGTTACGTGGGCAAAATTAATGTTGATGCAAACGTTGATGCAGCCTATACCGGTGAAGCGGGACAAGCGATTAAAGATAAGCTTAACGACAAGCTAAACGGTCTGGGTGATGCATTCTGTGACGGTCTATCTGTGCTATGTAATACCGGTCGTTTGAATGTACCACTGCACCTTGAGTACGATTTGCGAGGTGTGGGTACCACCCTTTCTGTCGGCTATCGTGAGTTCTTCGCTTCGGTAACAGGTACCTACTCACAAACTCGCCTAAAAGGCTTAACAGATTGGGGTGATGGCATTGTGACTGTGCAACCTATGCTGGGCTACCAGCTAGTCGATTACCGCGCTCAGATCTTCTTCGGTGCTGAATACCAAGGCCTTGACTCTCGCATGCAGGGCACAGTGAAAACAGGTGATATTGAGTTCGATTACGATGTAGGTGTTGAGCTAAACAACTGGGCATTTCTGACTGGTTTCAACAAGCAGATCGGTAAGAACTACAACCTATCGGTTCTTTATAACAAAGGCGAAACTCGTGATTCATTCACAGTCAACCTTGGCTACCGATTCTAACTGCTAACACCGAATGCCCTACAAATATTGTAGGGCGACATCCTTCAAACGAGATTACGCGATTTAAATTAATCGCCGTATTATGGCACCCGAAATCAAACAGCTCGTCAAATGCTCCACTGATGGAGACTTACCCCGATGGATCTGCAGGTTTGACGGTACAGATGCGAATCTCGTTACTTTACCGAACATTACTATTGTGGACACATTTATGACTATTGCACACCGCTCTCTAATTGCTATCACCCTTGCCGCTGCGCTAGCTGGCTGTGGTAAAGACAGTGAGCCAACCGTTCCTTTTCCTGAAGTTCCTGAGCCGTTAGTTCCTGCTCCGGCTGAAGAAATTACCGTTCAAATTGGTGATACTGCTGTTAAAGCGATGAAAGAGTCGCTTGTGATCACCTCAAACACTGAAGATGACAAAATTGGTTATGTTGAGGCGTTTAAGGGGATTAAGTTTGCTGAGGCTGAGCGTTTTGCGCATAGTAAGATTGTTGAACTGTCTGACCTTGAGAGCGAAGAGGGTTTGGCCGATGCAACAGAGTTTGGCTTTGTTTGCCCACAAACGAAAAAGACTGAGCTTGGTCAATCTGAGGATTGTTTAAACCTCAATATTTGGCGTCCTGTTGGTGTCGCTGATGATGCCGAACTACCAGTCTATGTGTTCATTCACGGTGGTGATTTTGAGTATGGCGCTGGTTCAAATGCGCTTGTTCAAGGCGATACCGTTGTTGCTCAAGGTGCAAGTGAAGGTAGTCCGTTTATCTACGTGAGTTTCAACTATCGTTTAGGCCTACTTGGTTCAATGTGGGTTGATGACGAAAAAGGCGGTAACTTTGGTATTGGTGACCAAAAGCGTGCCCTGCAGTGGGTCAATGAAAATATCGCGGTGTTTGGTGGCGATCCACAAAAGGTAACACTTATTGGACAGGGTTCTGGTGCGTCATCTGTGAGCATCCTTCAGATGAGTGATAGCAGCGATAATAGTCCTGTTGCGAATAACTACATCCAGCGTTCAATTATGCAAAGTACGCCCTATGGTCTTGACTATCAAACATATGAAACTGCGCAAGGAAACACTACGGAGATATGCAAAGCTTTTGGTACTACCGAGACCAAAACTTCTCTAAATGTTATAAAACAAGCGTTAAATGCACTGCTTGCACTTAATATTTTACCTGATGAAGTAAGTGAAAAACTAAAGCCTATTGTTGACGATATGCCTACTTTATCAAAAAACACGGTATGTGCTGACGACTATGTCTCTCAACTACAGAACATAGATTTAGATATCGTTCTAGATACACAAAAATACGAGATTGCTAATCCAGTGACCAAAACGATTAGTTGGCTATCAGAGAACATTATTGGTGTTATATCAAAAGAAAATGCCACGCCGATGGCAAATTTTATGCCTTTCTTACCTTATATCGATAGCTATGAGACGTGTGGACTATTTGGTTGTACTCAACACAAAGGACAGCATTTAAACTCTCAACCAGTACTCTCGGGCATTGCCGTGCCAACAATAATAGGCAACAACGCAAAAGACTCAAACACAATGAGCATGTTGCCAACATTAACCTTCTTGATCCCAACGATCTTAGAGTTGCTGCAGGAAGATATTGATAATGGCACGTTTGAGCCAATCGATGACGATAACTCAGCCATCAACTTAGTTATCTGGCTACAACAGGAAGATAACCAGCAACGTGTTGTCGATATGGTATCAAGCTTGTCTGCCAATGAGGTGAGTGCACAACTCGAGTTGGGTGATGTATTAGACCTTTTACCATCATCAGCTTATGAGGCTGTAACCAAACTGTTCTTTGGTCTTGGTAACTCGGAAATGAACAACGAGTTACTCCAACTCACGGAGTATGCTCCAAAATCTGAGAACGAGCTCGGCGGAGCGACTGACAACATGGCATCGTTCAAAATGCTAATGAACGATATGCTGTTCCAAGGCCCTGCTCGCAATCAAGCAATTAAGGCAGAAGGTAACTTCGATGCACCAGCAACACTGTATCACTTTGCCTTCAAACCAAGCTTTAACGTCTGGACACACAACACTGACGGTCAAGAGGGAGACCTAGATGTCGGCGACCTATTAAAGTCAGTTGCTTGCTTGTCTGGTGCATGTAGTGGTTCTGAGCTGCCGTTCATCTTTAACAAGCCATTTAAGCTAGATGGCACAGAAGTAAGTCCAACGAAGAAAGACCAAGCATTGATGAATGACATGTCTCGCTTGTGGTTCAGCAATGAGCTGTTTACAGACCATAACTACTCCGCACAGCTAGACAACGTACTTTCTATTGATGCAGACGGTGAAATTTCAGAAGAACTTGATTGGGACTCAACGCACAACAAGACAACGACACCAGGCTTTGGCTCTGGTCGATTGCAGGGTCTCAATGAGTCAGGTTTAATGCTGCAGTACATGACAGACTACGAAATCCCGCTGCAATAATCCAAACACAACAACAATCAAAGGTGGCCAGTTATCTGGCCACTTTCTTATCGACTTTACCTACGGAACTTCACTATGTATTTCTCACGTTTTCACGCGCTGATGGCGCTTGCATTCTCAATACTGGTGACAGGATGTGCCAGCCCTTACCCTCACGTAGAGGAAGATTTTCAAACGAATTGGCAGAGCCAAGAGTACAACGCTCAAGTGCATCTTTTACCTAGCGCCCCTGAAGCCCTTGCACGACGCATCGATTTGGTTCGAAATGCGACGAAGAGTATTGATCTGACTTACTTTTCTTGGGACAAAGACACCGTTGGCCTGCTATTAGTCAATGAGCTAAAGCTCGCGGCTGACAGAGGGGTAAAAGTTCGACTAGTGCTAGACGATTTATTGGTATTCAATGAAAAGTGGCTTGCCGAGGCCAATCAGCACGCCAACATCGAGATTAAGCTTTTTAACCCTTTCCACTCGCGTAAAAGTGGTTGGCTGGGTCGCTCAGGTGATTTCATGCGCCACCAGCAAGATCTTGATCATCGCTTGCACGAGAAGTACTTCAACGTCGATCATCACACCATGATCCTCGGTGGAAGAAACATTGGTGATGCCTATTTCGGATATAGCCAAAGCGCCAATTTTTTCGATATGGATACCCTATTTAAAGGCGAGATCCTCAAGCCATTTGCATCAAACTACGAAGTCCTATGGACGAGTGAACACGTCATGCCAATTGAAAGCCAAATCACGGTTAAGGCAAATGCAGAATATAAAGCGCTTAATAAGGCACTAAACAAGGTAAATCGTAAGCATTCGGGGGTCATTCTCGACATTGAAAATAACATCAAGCGTTTAAAAGAGATGAAGTATATTGATGTAGTCGCCACGCCTGTCTTTGACTCGCTAGAGAAACTCAAAGACCAGAAGCCATACTTTAGGGCGCGTGCCGAAGTGGCCGTTGAAGAAGAGTTAGCTAACGCTCAGCAAGTCACGATTTCAACCCCGTATATTGTTCCCTCACAGAGCAAATTTGACGTGATTGAACGCCTAACGAGCCAAGGCACACAAGTCTCTCTCTATACCAACTCGTCGGCATCTAACGATTCTCTGTTTATCCCAGCGTACTACAAAGAGCATCGTCAAACATTGTTAGATTTGGGGGTAGAGATTCATGAATACCGCGACCAGGCAGTGAACGAGGATCACTTTTTCCATGTGGATACTTACTATCACAACAAAACTCTGATCATCGATGATGAAGTGACTTACATTGGGTCCTCAAACTTTGACCCAAGATCAGACTTCCTCAACGTTGAGTTTGGTGTGTTCATTCGCAGTCCTACGTTCGCACAAGATGTCCATCACTACTTAGCAAAACAAAAAGAGAGCATCTACTGGCAAGTCACACGAGATGATAGCGGTAATACGGTCTGGCAGTCAGGTGAAGAGCACCATGTAAGAGACCCTAATTACAGCGGTTGGCACAAGATCCCAGATTGGATCTTCAAGAAAATGGATGGAGAGTTTGAGCTGTAAAGTTCAATGTGAAAAGAGTCACTGTTATTTGCGTAGAGAGTGCAAATCAGTGACTCTTTTATTCATTTAAAGGTACTTTTCAATCGGCAGCAGTTGTAAGAACCCTGATTTAAATCGCTCCCACTGGCCTGTATCGGGTTCTGTATCCCACGATTGGTCCTCAGAATACCAACGCACGGCACCGTCTTCTAAACCCAGTCGCCAACTGTTCTCTTCTTCCATTGCGTGCAACATCTCGCCTGCAAGTTCAGCAGCCAGTGCTTCATCGCGAATGACCAATAAAGATTCCGTGTTCAAATACGTAGAACGCAAGTTGAAGTTAAATGAACCTATAGCTGCGATTTGTCGGTCAAACACCGCCGATTTAGTATGAAGACCATAAGCGGCGGCTGGCGCACATTTAGCTAAATCTTGGGTAGATTCAAAACACAACTCGGCTTCGGGTTTAAGTTCAAATAAGTGCATGCCATGCTCAAGCATGTCAAGGCGACGCCCTGCATAAGCAGAGTGATTTGTTACTAGATCATTTGATGCCATGGAGTTGGTCAGTGCTTTCACATCAACACCGCTTGCTGTGATCTTCTTGAGCTCCTCAAGCTGTCGGTCGTCAATCACAAGATAAGCAGACTCAAGCAAAACCTCACTCTCTGCCGCTTGAACCAATTCATACAGCACTCTTGCCGTTAGTTTCGGCTCATCAGTGTTGCCAGCATCTTCCGGTACAGGTTGATCGTAAACAAAATCGGCATCCACAACACGCATTGAACTCACCAGTTCAGTGAGAAGAGTCAGTGCCTGTTCGTTATCTTGAGGCAGTGCCGGATAATTTAGGTATTGCGGCGCTTCAATCGGTTCAACATCAGAAAGAAACCCTTTGTCCTCACCGCCCAATAAATCAATCGGGTAAGACCAACCGCTATCCCAGTAAGTTAAGAAGCTGGTTTGTATCTCTGGAACCACTTCCCCAGTGATTAATGCGTCACGATCTCGAAAGTTAATATCGTCAGCTAAGTCAAAATACTCATCACCGATATTGCGGCCGCCGACGACAGAAAATACGCCATCAACGGTGAAGGTTTTATTGTGCATACGTCGATTCAAACGAGTGAAATCACCCAGAACACGCACAAACTTCGCCATACCTTTTCGAGTTGGGATGGGGTTATAGATTCGAATTTCTATATTTGGGTGGGCATCCAACGTGGTCAGCATGTCTTCTCGTTCGTTGAGATTGATATCATCTAACATTAAACGAACTTTAACGCCTCGGTCAGCGGCGGCAAGCAAGCGGCTGCCAAGGTATTGACCTGAATGGTCTGAGTTCCAGATATAGTATTGAATATCAATACTTTGTTGTGCTAGCTCTACGAGAGCCAAACGCTGCGCTAGTGCATCCCAGCCAGTATCTTGCAAAGCCACTGCACTTTTCCCCAGAGCAAGTTGGCTATCTATGTACTGTTGGCTAATCTGAGAAAGCGCGGTATCGGTCGTCGCAGCCACAGATTCTTGGGGATGGTCGATTTGCTCGGGAAGAGACGAGCAACCCACCGTAGTGAAAAGTAATAAAAGAGAGAAAAGAGTGCGTTGAAGCGCAGGCATCGAGTTGGGTTCCTTAGTCGTTCAGCTATCATCCTTTAGCTGTTCACTGTTTCTAGTTGTTGATTTTATTAACGAATAGAAACAGTATACCAAACGGATCGACATCCTGCGCGTTGAACAACGCTAAAACTGTGTCCCCAAAGAGAAGTGAACTCGAAACTCATCCCCCTCTTTTGCGTCCAAGCCATAGGCAAAGTCGAGCTTTATCGGCACAAACTTGGTGTCCCAAATCAGGCTTAGCCCTGTGCCTCGATGGAGCTCTGGTTGTTTATCAAATGCATCACCCACATCGAAAAAGGCACCGAGCCAATAGTCATTGAAGACATTGTATTGATACTCTAAGCCCATGTTTGCCATGTAGAGCGCGCCTGTCAGTTCGCCATTCTTATCTGATGGGGAAATAGACTCGTAATCATACCCTCTCAAGCTTCCGTCTCCACCTACAAAAAAACGCAACGAAGAGGGGATATCGGAAAGATCATCGGTAAAGTTAGCACCAACATTCACTCGTAAATGAAATTTCTGCTTTGGGGTAATCGTCCAAGAGAGAACGGACTCTCCCATCAAGCGTAGCACTCGGCTGTCAGACATCAAATTAGGGTCTGAATACTCCAAAGACAGCATATGACGGTGCAAGATCTCTTGGCTATCCGGTTTCTGCTCTAGATAACTAAATGAGATGCCTGGTAGTAGTAACTGCATGGTTGCGGCATCTGATGCCTGTGTGTAGTCCTCATACAAGTACTTCACATACGCTGTGGTTTGCCAATCCTGGTCAAGCTTCCAGTGTTTCTCAAAGGTCAGGTCGGAAGTAAAGCGTTTGGTATCAAGATAATCGACATGGTTGACGCCAAATTGAATACCATAGTAATCCGTCAACACATCATGGTTGGGAATCTTATAGCCCAAGTTTACGAGCTGCTCTGGCTGAGACAAACTCACTTCACTATCAAAACTATGCCCTTTATCGTTGTACCAAGGTTGCGCCCATCTTAATGACCCCTTTACACCAACATCACTGGAGTACCCGCCACCAACCTGAACCACATTCTTCGAGCGA comes from Vibrio astriarenae and encodes:
- a CDS encoding autotransporter assembly complex protein TamA, which codes for MVNLHRWLSVIVTSALLCSTPSFSKAFSIEGVPSNLQKNVEDYLNGIDEESLQNLSRHHLDKLIKQALNPYGYYQPSFSLQTLSDGSSALVIEKGEPVRLKVVDISINGEGKEDPDFVLALSEAQLRLNDVLNHERYDHLKNRLRSLSLSKGYFDAQFEKARLEVIPSQLSAHAILHFNTGPRYRFGETVIKGSQIRRDRVDNLRSFEVGNYFNAQLLNEYQVQLSEAGWFNHLAVKADIDHANQDLELPIEVDVAPRSKNVVQVGGGYSSDVGVKGSLRWAQPWYNDKGHSFDSEVSLSQPEQLVNLGYKIPNHDVLTDYYGIQFGVNHVDYLDTKRFTSDLTFEKHWKLDQDWQTTAYVKYLYEDYTQASDAATMQLLLPGISFSYLEQKPDSQEILHRHMLSLEYSDPNLMSDSRVLRLMGESVLSWTITPKQKFHLRVNVGANFTDDLSDIPSSLRFFVGGDGSLRGYDYESISPSDKNGELTGALYMANMGLEYQYNVFNDYWLGAFFDVGDAFDKQPELHRGTGLSLIWDTKFVPIKLDFAYGLDAKEGDEFRVHFSLGTQF
- a CDS encoding phospholipase D family protein; this translates as MPALQRTLFSLLLLFTTVGCSSLPEQIDHPQESVAATTDTALSQISQQYIDSQLALGKSAVALQDTGWDALAQRLALVELAQQSIDIQYYIWNSDHSGQYLGSRLLAAADRGVKVRLMLDDINLNEREDMLTTLDAHPNIEIRIYNPIPTRKGMAKFVRVLGDFTRLNRRMHNKTFTVDGVFSVVGGRNIGDEYFDLADDINFRDRDALITGEVVPEIQTSFLTYWDSGWSYPIDLLGGEDKGFLSDVEPIEAPQYLNYPALPQDNEQALTLLTELVSSMRVVDADFVYDQPVPEDAGNTDEPKLTARVLYELVQAAESEVLLESAYLVIDDRQLEELKKITASGVDVKALTNSMASNDLVTNHSAYAGRRLDMLEHGMHLFELKPEAELCFESTQDLAKCAPAAAYGLHTKSAVFDRQIAAIGSFNFNLRSTYLNTESLLVIRDEALAAELAGEMLHAMEEENSWRLGLEDGAVRWYSEDQSWDTEPDTGQWERFKSGFLQLLPIEKYL
- a CDS encoding carboxylesterase family protein, which codes for MTIAHRSLIAITLAAALAGCGKDSEPTVPFPEVPEPLVPAPAEEITVQIGDTAVKAMKESLVITSNTEDDKIGYVEAFKGIKFAEAERFAHSKIVELSDLESEEGLADATEFGFVCPQTKKTELGQSEDCLNLNIWRPVGVADDAELPVYVFIHGGDFEYGAGSNALVQGDTVVAQGASEGSPFIYVSFNYRLGLLGSMWVDDEKGGNFGIGDQKRALQWVNENIAVFGGDPQKVTLIGQGSGASSVSILQMSDSSDNSPVANNYIQRSIMQSTPYGLDYQTYETAQGNTTEICKAFGTTETKTSLNVIKQALNALLALNILPDEVSEKLKPIVDDMPTLSKNTVCADDYVSQLQNIDLDIVLDTQKYEIANPVTKTISWLSENIIGVISKENATPMANFMPFLPYIDSYETCGLFGCTQHKGQHLNSQPVLSGIAVPTIIGNNAKDSNTMSMLPTLTFLIPTILELLQEDIDNGTFEPIDDDNSAINLVIWLQQEDNQQRVVDMVSSLSANEVSAQLELGDVLDLLPSSAYEAVTKLFFGLGNSEMNNELLQLTEYAPKSENELGGATDNMASFKMLMNDMLFQGPARNQAIKAEGNFDAPATLYHFAFKPSFNVWTHNTDGQEGDLDVGDLLKSVACLSGACSGSELPFIFNKPFKLDGTEVSPTKKDQALMNDMSRLWFSNELFTDHNYSAQLDNVLSIDADGEISEELDWDSTHNKTTTPGFGSGRLQGLNESGLMLQYMTDYEIPLQ
- a CDS encoding phospholipase D family protein, whose product is MYFSRFHALMALAFSILVTGCASPYPHVEEDFQTNWQSQEYNAQVHLLPSAPEALARRIDLVRNATKSIDLTYFSWDKDTVGLLLVNELKLAADRGVKVRLVLDDLLVFNEKWLAEANQHANIEIKLFNPFHSRKSGWLGRSGDFMRHQQDLDHRLHEKYFNVDHHTMILGGRNIGDAYFGYSQSANFFDMDTLFKGEILKPFASNYEVLWTSEHVMPIESQITVKANAEYKALNKALNKVNRKHSGVILDIENNIKRLKEMKYIDVVATPVFDSLEKLKDQKPYFRARAEVAVEEELANAQQVTISTPYIVPSQSKFDVIERLTSQGTQVSLYTNSSASNDSLFIPAYYKEHRQTLLDLGVEIHEYRDQAVNEDHFFHVDTYYHNKTLIIDDEVTYIGSSNFDPRSDFLNVEFGVFIRSPTFAQDVHHYLAKQKESIYWQVTRDDSGNTVWQSGEEHHVRDPNYSGWHKIPDWIFKKMDGEFEL